In a single window of the [Chlorobium] sp. 445 genome:
- a CDS encoding cob(I)yrinic acid a,c-diamide adenosyltransferase yields MHKIHLYYGYGKGKTTSVIGLSIRALGAGQRVAIVQFDKGYDGQNEHYSERFILRKLKEIGYPIEIVPTGCERMMADGTFRFKNQDEDFAEAQRGLAAARHFIEQGELDLLVLDEALAAVAYNLLNQSDVMALLDVYEAKERPCELVLSGHKIWDEVEKRADLITEMRKVKHYFDEGVPARLGVEF; encoded by the coding sequence ATGCACAAAATTCATCTCTACTACGGCTATGGCAAAGGTAAGACTACATCTGTAATTGGTCTTTCAATTCGCGCTCTGGGAGCAGGGCAACGCGTTGCCATTGTGCAGTTCGACAAAGGATACGATGGACAAAATGAGCACTACTCTGAGCGCTTTATTTTGCGCAAACTCAAAGAAATTGGCTATCCAATTGAAATTGTGCCAACAGGCTGCGAGCGTATGATGGCTGACGGCACGTTCCGATTCAAAAATCAAGATGAGGACTTTGCAGAAGCGCAGCGTGGACTTGCAGCTGCAAGGCATTTCATCGAACAAGGCGAGCTGGACTTGCTTGTGCTTGATGAAGCGCTTGCAGCCGTTGCCTACAATCTCCTAAATCAATCGGATGTGATGGCACTCTTGGATGTCTATGAAGCAAAAGAACGTCCGTGCGAGTTAGTCTTATCGGGGCACAAAATTTGGGATGAAGTAGAAAAGCGCGCAGACCTGATTACAGAGATGCGAAAAGTTAAGCATTATTTTGATGAGGGGGTGCCTGCGCGCTTAGGCGTTGAGTTTTGA
- a CDS encoding orotate phosphoribosyltransferase encodes MALSRDEILSIFKSTGALLEGHFLLSSGLHSPHYFQCAKVLQYPKYLTLLCQPIAEHFASAQLDVVISPAIGGIVVGTEVGRLLGVRTIFAERENGIMTLRRGFEVHPKERCLIVEDVVTTGGSVREVMEIVHANGATVAGVGFIVDRSNGKVRLADNQFSLLQMDVVAYKPEDVPPELARLPAVKPGSRTQPKLT; translated from the coding sequence ATGGCACTTTCGCGTGATGAAATTCTTTCAATTTTCAAATCTACTGGGGCACTGCTTGAAGGACATTTTCTGCTTTCTTCTGGCTTGCACAGTCCACACTATTTTCAATGCGCCAAAGTGTTGCAGTATCCAAAATATCTGACACTGCTCTGTCAGCCGATTGCAGAGCACTTTGCCTCAGCGCAGCTCGATGTGGTGATTTCGCCTGCAATTGGTGGGATTGTAGTCGGCACTGAAGTTGGTCGATTGCTTGGTGTGCGCACGATTTTTGCCGAACGTGAAAACGGTATTATGACACTTCGGCGTGGCTTTGAGGTGCATCCAAAAGAGCGCTGTTTGATTGTAGAAGATGTCGTTACGACTGGTGGCTCGGTGCGCGAAGTGATGGAGATTGTCCATGCAAACGGTGCTACGGTTGCTGGCGTAGGTTTTATTGTCGATCGCAGCAATGGCAAAGTTAGACTTGCAGACAATCAATTTTCACTTTTGCAGATGGATGTCGTAGCTTACAAGCCTGAAGATGTGCCGCCTGAACTTGCTCGTTTGCCTGCGGTCAAACCCGGCAGTCGCACACAGCCGAAACTTACATAA
- a CDS encoding phenylalanine 4-monooxygenase has product MTASLGEPAFNEALEPLSAYEKATQDGALDPRCIPQHLDGPPPIGDDIQYPNYSEDEHQIWQFLYARQCALLPNRACHDFLQGITLLGLRSDKIPALAEVSRQLERTTGWRVARIPGLLHERDFFNLLAQRIFPSTDYIRGRHELNYTPAPDLFHDVFGHLPMLTNPDFADFYQLFGKAALYAQGQDRISLERLHWFTVEFGLVYEENAVRIFGSGALSSCEEVEHALSDKVTVYPFDVERIIHQDYDVWHLQDVLFVLDSFEQLKTSFMQWTHERGLL; this is encoded by the coding sequence ATGACCGCATCACTCGGCGAGCCTGCCTTTAATGAGGCACTCGAGCCGCTTTCCGCCTATGAAAAAGCCACACAAGATGGCGCACTTGATCCTCGCTGCATTCCACAGCACCTTGACGGTCCTCCTCCAATCGGTGATGACATCCAATACCCTAACTACAGCGAAGACGAACATCAAATTTGGCAATTTCTCTATGCGCGCCAGTGCGCTCTTTTGCCGAACCGCGCCTGCCACGATTTCTTGCAAGGCATTACGCTTCTAGGACTTCGTTCAGATAAAATACCTGCCTTAGCTGAGGTCAGTCGCCAGCTGGAACGCACGACTGGCTGGCGTGTAGCTCGCATTCCTGGACTGCTGCACGAGCGAGATTTCTTCAACTTGCTTGCCCAGCGCATCTTCCCTTCAACTGACTACATTCGCGGTCGACACGAACTGAACTACACGCCTGCACCCGATCTCTTTCATGATGTCTTCGGACATCTGCCCATGCTCACTAATCCTGACTTTGCTGATTTTTATCAACTCTTCGGCAAAGCTGCACTTTACGCGCAAGGACAAGATCGCATTAGCCTCGAGCGCTTGCACTGGTTCACGGTGGAGTTCGGGCTCGTCTATGAAGAAAATGCCGTCAGAATTTTTGGCTCAGGTGCACTCTCTTCATGCGAAGAAGTCGAGCATGCACTGTCTGACAAGGTTACAGTTTATCCTTTTGACGTGGAGCGCATTATTCATCAAGACTATGATGTATGGCACTTGCAAGATGTGCTTTTTGTGCTCGACTCGTTTGAGCAACTCAAAACAAGTTTTATGCAGTGGACACACGAGCGTGGGCTGCTCTAA
- the priA gene encoding primosomal protein N', which translates to MSALSYRYVSVYVEHSFSDRAYAYRVPIEFSEMVRIGSRVLVEFGRKGAAKSERLGFVAAYLTEEELTAPPMGEILDVFDNGEPALSAELMQLALWMSEYYVSFPIEAIYATLPSALRIRPKEVVSLREFALQHPDEKIVKTELRRRIVQLLEEKKKLTVAQLQRRLGSRHIRAALSELERVGLIEIKKTFVQNANPKFKTAYRLAKLYSESECEELLQMLKRSRKQAEALQNFMRLGKSSAFADELGASTATLNALVEKGIFISEKTQITREFLQSFSEQRKEIEFNDEQQVVVQRLYQLLEQQQFKTALLYGVTGSGKTWMYIEAIRKALSLGRSVIVLVPEISLTPQTASRFRSHFGDAVRVLHSAMSDGEKFDAWQSLKHGKAKIALGPRSTVFAPVPNLGLIIVDEEHESSYKQCDQAPRYHARDVAVMRARFENALCLLGSATPSMESFQNARVGKYELLTLTKRADAVAMPELKLIHIARATKITPSISELLYNEIRARLEKNEQVILFQNRRGYAGSVQCEDCGWIEMCSECSVPMVYHLQDNHLRCHYCGKTKALVQHCRRCGSEKLSFKSSGTERVEQELQELFPNERILRMDLDTVSRKNAHAKILHEFAEGKARILLGTQMVAKGLDFPNVTLVGVLAADIGLSLPDFRAGERLYALLLQVAGRAGRAQKKGEVYLQVYNLESDIFRLLLQQDYQRFFGYEVANRQPLFYPPFSRLVKIEFSGKHESEVSDAACEFSKLLLPLLNATHFDVLGPVPAVLAKLKGNFRYQILIKQKNGMRLAKSLYRTLQAEFRKRWGNRVRLDIDVDTQSIM; encoded by the coding sequence ATGAGCGCTTTAAGCTACCGATATGTCTCGGTCTATGTTGAGCATTCATTCAGCGATCGTGCCTATGCCTATCGTGTGCCTATTGAATTTTCCGAAATGGTTCGCATCGGCAGTAGGGTATTGGTAGAGTTTGGACGAAAGGGGGCAGCAAAATCGGAGCGTCTTGGTTTTGTCGCCGCCTACCTTACAGAAGAGGAACTTACGGCGCCACCGATGGGTGAAATTCTCGATGTGTTTGATAATGGCGAGCCAGCACTTTCCGCAGAGCTAATGCAACTGGCGCTGTGGATGTCAGAGTATTATGTCTCTTTTCCGATTGAAGCAATTTATGCGACACTGCCCTCAGCGCTGCGCATCAGACCAAAGGAAGTGGTATCACTGCGTGAATTTGCTTTGCAGCATCCTGACGAAAAAATAGTCAAGACAGAACTCCGTCGGCGAATTGTACAACTGCTCGAAGAGAAGAAAAAACTCACGGTTGCACAGCTTCAGCGTCGACTGGGCTCGAGGCATATCCGAGCTGCACTCTCTGAACTCGAGCGTGTAGGACTGATTGAAATCAAAAAGACGTTTGTGCAAAACGCTAACCCCAAATTCAAAACAGCGTATCGCCTTGCAAAGCTGTATTCTGAATCAGAATGCGAAGAACTTTTGCAGATGCTCAAACGCTCACGAAAGCAAGCAGAAGCACTGCAAAATTTTATGAGGTTAGGCAAATCCAGCGCCTTTGCAGATGAACTTGGAGCAAGCACAGCAACACTCAATGCACTGGTTGAAAAAGGAATTTTCATCAGCGAAAAAACACAAATTACTCGCGAGTTTTTGCAATCATTTTCAGAGCAGCGAAAAGAAATCGAGTTTAACGATGAGCAGCAAGTTGTCGTGCAGCGCCTCTATCAACTCTTGGAACAGCAGCAGTTCAAGACAGCGCTGCTCTACGGTGTAACAGGCAGTGGCAAGACATGGATGTACATTGAAGCAATCCGGAAAGCATTAAGCCTCGGACGATCCGTAATTGTGCTTGTGCCAGAAATTTCATTGACGCCACAGACAGCATCACGATTCCGTAGCCATTTCGGTGATGCTGTGCGTGTGCTACACAGCGCAATGTCAGATGGAGAAAAATTTGATGCCTGGCAAAGTCTCAAGCACGGCAAAGCGAAAATTGCATTAGGACCGCGCTCAACGGTGTTTGCACCTGTGCCAAACTTAGGACTCATTATTGTCGATGAAGAGCATGAGTCATCTTACAAGCAGTGTGATCAAGCGCCACGCTACCATGCAAGAGATGTAGCGGTGATGCGTGCACGGTTTGAAAATGCACTCTGCTTATTAGGCTCGGCGACGCCTTCCATGGAATCGTTTCAAAATGCAAGGGTAGGCAAATATGAATTGCTCACACTCACAAAGCGTGCCGATGCTGTAGCTATGCCCGAACTTAAGCTCATTCACATTGCACGCGCAACAAAAATTACGCCATCGATTTCAGAGCTGCTCTACAATGAAATTCGTGCACGCTTAGAGAAAAATGAGCAAGTCATTTTGTTTCAAAACCGGCGTGGCTATGCAGGCAGCGTGCAGTGTGAAGATTGCGGATGGATTGAAATGTGCAGCGAGTGCAGCGTGCCAATGGTCTATCACTTGCAAGACAATCATCTGCGCTGTCATTACTGCGGCAAGACAAAGGCACTTGTGCAGCATTGCCGTCGGTGCGGATCAGAAAAACTCTCGTTCAAATCAAGTGGCACAGAGCGTGTTGAGCAGGAGCTACAAGAGCTCTTTCCAAATGAGCGCATTCTACGCATGGATTTAGATACCGTCTCGCGCAAAAATGCACATGCAAAAATTCTTCATGAATTTGCAGAAGGCAAAGCACGAATTTTGCTCGGCACACAAATGGTTGCCAAAGGATTAGATTTTCCAAATGTAACTCTGGTCGGCGTGCTTGCTGCTGATATTGGACTCTCGCTGCCAGATTTTCGTGCTGGCGAACGCTTATATGCCTTGCTCTTACAAGTGGCAGGTCGTGCAGGGCGCGCTCAGAAAAAAGGTGAAGTGTATTTGCAAGTCTATAACCTAGAGAGTGATATTTTTCGCTTGCTCTTGCAGCAAGACTATCAACGATTTTTCGGCTACGAAGTCGCAAACCGTCAGCCACTGTTTTATCCACCGTTTTCGCGCCTAGTCAAAATTGAGTTTTCAGGCAAGCATGAAAGCGAGGTCTCAGACGCCGCATGTGAGTTTTCAAAATTGCTCTTGCCACTGCTTAATGCAACACACTTCGATGTGCTGGGTCCAGTGCCAGCGGTGCTTGCAAAACTCAAAGGCAATTTCCGTTACCAAATTTTGATTAAGCAAAAGAATGGTATGCGACTTGCAAAATCACTTTACCGCACACTGCAGGCAGAGTTTCGTAAGCGCTGGGGCAATCGTGTGCGTCTGGATATTGATGTCGACACACAAAGCATTATGTAA